The Episyrphus balteatus chromosome 3, idEpiBalt1.1, whole genome shotgun sequence genome segment atttcaaatcattTCATACATTCAAAAGCACAAATTCATAAACACCTAAATGACAAAACCAATTTCTTGGTGCAATtgcaaataatttgaatttgattATTTACCAACAaagataaaaaagttcaaaattaagttaaagCGCGTCAATCTGTTCTATTGGCATATAGAATGAGTAAATCcgtaaatattaaaatcggcAACCAAAGCGATTTTCTGCTTGTTTTACctattttcatttgatacccaaATCTTAAGGATTCCAACAGAATGGAAATTCATACTTTTAACTATAATGCCATTATTATAGCCTTTTACCTATCTGGTCactatttctttcaaaataaaagacaGTTCAATAATGTGTATTATAATTAACCAATAAATTCTTGGTCGGAATTTCACATGCGTTATTGGTGGAAAGAGGAGCCATTCTCAGTTCTCTGTACTTGCAGGTGCTTTTGTCAAGTTTAAGCATTAAGTCAAAGCTATTTCACTGCGACTAATCTGATAATTAGATTCCTTTAGTTTGACCTTAcctttgtttaaataaatccaTGTTAATGAaatgcattcatttttttttctttaacagtcagtatatatttgtttttcttttttcaggaataccaaaaattaataaaaaaaagttttaacataAGAAAGGAACATTTTGATAAGAAACACATTTTGTCTTAACCCATTATAAACTTTAAATCATGTTGAGTGCAAAAGAAAACTATTGTAAGGTCATACATACTCGTAAACTATAACAAGAGaggtatacaaaaaaagttgaactaTCTTAAAATCTTAACACACACAAAAACCAGTCAATTTAATTCAATGCTTGCACTGCTTTTTGTGCAGCATCATCTAAATCTGTCGCCGTTTTAATGGGTAGACCAGAATTCTTAAGAATATTACGAGCCTCGTCGACATTTGTTCCTTCGAGACGAACAACAAGTGGCACATTCAAATTAAGTGCTTTTGATGCAGCAACAACACCATTAGCAATTGTCGCACAGTTTACAATTCCACCGAAAACATTGACCATAATAGCTTTGACATTTGGGTCAGATGTAAGAATTTTAAAAGCTTCAAGAACTTGGTTTTCCTTCACTCCACCACCAACATCAAGGAAATTCGCTGGACTTCCTCCATTTAGTTTAATGATGTCCATTGTGGCCATGGCGAGACCAGCGCCATTCACCAAACAACCAATATTGCCATCCATTGCAACATAGTTCAAACTGTGTTGTGCAGCTTCCACTTCTCTGGGATCAGATTCGCTTGTGTCTTCCATTTCAAAGATATCCTTCTGACGAAATTGAGCATTATCATCGAAATTCAATTTGGCATCCACTGAGATCACTTCACCAGCATCTGTCTCAGCCAAAGGATTGATTTCAATTTGAACAGCGtcgacatttttaaaaagttcccACAGTTTTTCAACTTCTTTTACACATTTGTCGACCAGATCGCCTTTGAACTCTAAGAATTGGGCGACCTTTAGACTTTGTTCACGTGTTAAACCTGTTTCAATGCCAATGGGAATTGTGAGTATCTTTTCAGGAGTTTGTTCGGCTACGGCTTCAATATCAACTCCACCAGCTGGAGAAGCTATAAGGACGGGACCATTGTGTTCCCGATCCATCAGAATGCAGAGGTAGGTTTCACGAATAATATTTACACTGCGGGCAACCATCACTTTTTTGACTTGGATGCCGTCTTTTGGGGTTTGTTTTGTGATGAGACGATGTCCAATCATTTTTTTCGTCAAGTCAAGGACTTCGGCTTTTCTGTTGGAAAGAAGGAATTCGATTagttttttgttgataatataaaaatcagttttcttaaaatttcgaAGGAATGGTTATGATGAAAGCACCTTGTGATGACGAAATAGAAGAAGACACATTTCTAATTCTTTATCAGTCAAATGCATTGTgtattcgttttgtttttttttttattgcagaaTGAGATGATAGTGAGCAATAATAAAATCATTTGTATTGTTTACATTTTACTTACTTCTTTGTTATGTGAACACCTCCCTTAAATCCATTATCAAAATGACCTTTGCCTCTTCCACCGGCTAAAATTTGTGCTTTAACAACGTATTCTGGACATTCtgtaaatataacaaaaaattatattattatcaaATGATGAAAAGTTAAATATATTGCATAACAATAAATACATAAGTTGTGATTACATGTGAGCTTAAGAATAATTAGCAGCATTGTTAAGAAGCAGGTTATCATTAAAAATGGCTATCACTTAAAGCATTTGGCGCATTATGACCAgtgggaagaagaaaaaagggAAGCAGATTCCTATATGGCATTGTCATTTGAGGAGGtgatttccaaaaccagctaTCTGACCTGAAGgtaattttgagtaaaatgccaaAAACCTTTACTACGTAATACAGAAAATATAGAGCAAAATAATCTTCTACAAATTTattctttacgaaattttattaaaattaaagttttcgaaataagtctttacattgaaaattccttattaaaaagtcggtatatctgcttttggaagtataattgaattatgtcttattttggaagtaaaactattaaaaaaatcttcttttgcaggtaaaatcacgattttttttttaattttttgtaaataaacctttatcaatatcagtattttagtttataacaagaaacgaaaatacatttttataaatgagattgaattaaaatgcgtttctggatcgcacgtacttgctcttgtaaaTTGGAATGTCTATTTTGGTTATTTGAATAGCtctatatttcatttttataaatgaaatgacagtctgcaaattttgaaaaaaattggtacgaaaTAAGATAACAAAATTAgtcaattttcgcaaaaaaccACAACGCCATTTCCATTAtccaattttttgagaaaaactaaaaacacagattcttaatattatttactaaaacccttaagtacacaaaatttaacttaaatcgTTAGACCGTTTAGGTCCTAGCACGGTGTATAGATGGACGGACGGAACTAAGTAatgacgaaaactacttttgtAACTCCTCCATCATCCTAATGTGGCATTTCATACgccaaattgatattttttatactgAAGAGGCCTTATTGGAAAGAACATTTGGCAtaggccattttggaaaaaaacatttggtgttcaataggctgttttggaaataaagtcgttttttgacattgaataccTATCTCTGTGTGctgtttagaaaattatttttgattgaatcagACGCGCCATGAAAAGACATAAAAAATGACATGCATATCtcatttaacgatttttttccgatagctggttttggaaatcaGCTCCTCATTTCTTGACAAGAGGCAACCAGTAAACAAATTCTAGGTTTTGGAGAGACCATAAGTTTACTTGTAGTATAAGCCCTGCCGGGAAATTAGATAATTATGGTCGAACTCAAACAAGTTTATCAGCCTTATAGTTCCCTGGAATAGATCAGTATAATAATGAGAGGCCACTCTGAATAAGAAGTACTTCTTATTCTTATAGGGGCCATCTGATTTCTCTGTTGATAAAATGACAAGAAAATCGTGTCTTATATAAGTTGCTGCTAACAAAACATAAATACATTATCTTTgttacttaaaatttattgaatataaTTTCAAGATATCCAAGGCTTTGGGTAGCCTTTTATGTGGCGAAGGAGATTAAAAAGCATACATAAAATATCTAGTAAAAGTGGCAGAAGAGCAAGAGAGCGGCTATTTGGCTGTGGCTTCTTGATAAGAGAAAGACTTACGAAAGATGTCACGGACTTTAAATATGTAAGCAAGCAGCTTGTCACAAGCACTTAaacctctgtaggcacacctcttttttgtgacgtgataggcacacgggtgcgaatttggtttatactttttcatgtggctagaacttttttcggtcacaatattttatagagaatcaagtatgaaattgatgtagaatatttcgaggaattcgaatattgtattcacaattccgaaaaaaaatattttcatccttataaagagacttttttgtgaccacttttttgaaaaatcgtatttttttttattattgtcctgccaaattcgcacccgtgtgccgacagagggttaaaaatatTACGCTGATCGGTTTTTACGTATGTAGCTCCGTTAAGTCAGAACACAGAACGGATAACTTAAAATAGCGtccaaaatccccaaaaattaattattattttttttttttttcaaactttgaatatttcctaaacgtagggtgcgATTGAGCACGATAAAcatctaaaaattgaaacaatctACACAAAAATACCACGACAGAAAAGTAATTAGAAATTAGGTGGGAAAACGCTGCCAGAGTTGAGGATAGCGGAAGGACACTTTTTTAAGGTACTAAacggcgcacagtggtgccattcttcgtttttggcgtcaaaatttaTTTGCACGGCCGTTTCTGGAcgaaaattcatgaaatttggtacactgaatgattatagtatggagaatacgaaaaggctgccaacttttttttattcaaaatggcggctccaaaatggcggaaagaatgagcgttaaaatagaattttcattttcaaaacagtatataagctagaaattgggctaaattcatgtcaaaaaggtgttagatttaagatttagaactcatagattcatattctttacaaaaaaatcaaaaaaattgagaacaaagtccaaaaaatgccaatttagtaaaacacactttaagacccctaattacgctatttcatgcattttttttaaatttatcacaattttgagatctcttctatttatgtttcataagaaaattgaaaatattggggttatatggttgccaactatgtttttaattaaatataagaaaacatgatataatgaaaagtttcaatgttcaataaaactgagaatttattttttccgtaaaccaaaatatttttttctaatagattttagcgttttaaattcaaatccggagtcaaaaaaaatctatgacgtcacgttttcgagatataagcagatcaaaattgatttttatcttcgaaaagtgacgtcatagattttttttgactccggatttgaatttaaaacgctaaaatctattagaaaaaaatattttggtttacggaaaaaataaattctcagttttattgaacattgaaacttttcattatatcatgttttcttatatttaattaaaaacatagttggcaaccatataaccccaatattttcttatgaaacataaatagaagagatctcaaaattgtgataaatttaaaaaaaaatgcatgaaatagcgtaattaggggtcttaaagtgtgttttactaaattggcattttttggactttgttctacatttttttgatttttttttgtaaagaatatgaatctatgagttctaaatcttaaatctaacacctttttgacatgaatttagcccaatttctagcttatatactgttttgaaaatgaaaattctattttaacgctcattcttccgccattttgaagccaccattttgaataaaaaaaagttggcagccttttcgtattccccatactataatcattcagtgtaccaaatttcatgacttttcgtccagaaatggccgtgcaaatgaattttgtcgccaaaaacttaaatggcaccactgtgcggcgaTCCCAATCTTTTTAATGATTTAACCACATGATAGTCAAAAtgttaaaactggtaaaatcaTTTAAAGCCGCTGAAAATTTAATCCGCATAGGTGCAACGATTGATTTATTTAATAAGGTAAGAAGAAAGTATGGCCAACTAAGCTCCGTCTACAAAAGGGGAGGTGCTCTGAATTAAAAAagcttagaattatttttttaaacaaccagGGGATTGTTTCTCATCAAGCCACATTAATTACAACAGCTACAATTATACTACATCGACGACCCTAAAAACGAAAATTCACACCTCATTGAATCTTGGGAAATATTGTTTATGGTTCAGAAATGCTAAAAGTTTATCCAAGAGATTCAATACACGATGGACCTATTGAAGTTTAAAGTCACATCGTGTTGGCAATCTTCCACTATCtttagtaaaatattaaaaaagtaacccagaaataaagaataaatttaaaaaccgCATAAAACAGCATGAAATTTCATCAGAGTTCTGTGATGGCCGAGaactaaaacaaaacatttttgcaattaaaaaaaggtaaaagttTTTCAAGAGCAAAAATCTGTAATTTGCGCGATTAAATGTGGAGTTTGCGAAAGGCGCTACATTGGACAGACGGAAATAAACTTGaatgaaagatttaaaaagCATTGCAATtgcattgagaaaaaaaaaattatcggcTTTTGCAGATAATGGCGCAAAATtgtaaacgatttagtaaaatgcattttagtaatttacttAGCTGAAAATCGGTCTGCATTTGACTGAGTAAATTACTAAAAAGGttttagcattttactaaattgtttaaattgttGCGCTATTGTAATTTAAAGTCCTTATTTTAGTTGATAAAGCTGATGTAGTTCAATGAAAACCAGGCCCTATTGGAATTTAAGAGATAAAATATCTTGGGTGTCGAAAAAGCTATAACTCAATACCAGtggcattttttttagaaagtgtAGATATTAAGGAATTACAGTTCAATTGGATTCTAGCTAAGGACCGGGGCCTATTTCATAGataatacattacatacatacatttagggttgggttcgatatcccgctttttatattcccgttttttaaaatcccgtttttcactatcccgctttttaaaatcccgatttttataatcccgttttttattatcccgattttgcaagcaaaactagttggtttattttaaaaaatcgcgcgattttttaaaataaaacaactagtttggcttgcaaaatcgggatactaaaacaaattaaaaaatgagagatttttctaaacgcatttaattaaaaccttaacaaaaaatataatatatacaaaaaataagaaaaagtaaggaatgtttaattaacaaactaatatttactttaaacttttaaagGAACAATgaaatcgtgataatcccatagattaataataacttaaaatgatcacaacaccttaaattaagtacacactacataatcaaaagaaatttcatttaaatatatttcaacttatatttagatgcatttcaacaattttgatatttaaataaatgaaatttcttttacttgtgaactcaattcaaggctttaatcattttatgtttttataaaagaaataccgttttcagaATGTattgaaggtacatattgtgtgATCTTTACAactcaaaaaatcagttttattaattttttgtctatttctcatgattttctTAATTgtgcatgtattttgtaaaaaaaatcgggattttcgggatttgacgggattttaaaattcgggattttagaaaacgggatttaaaaaagcggtattttagtaaacgggattttgaaacttttttttcgggattttcgaaaaacgggattttaaaaagcgggattccgatacgctcccatacatttgtatttgtattgtatgATATTGACAGTTCTGATGtattatttctgtttcataGAAATGTTGTATAAACAACTACTGTCATTAAATCAGTGTATGAACGGAGAATCGACTGGAAGTATTCCAATGTTGTATGATACTGTTTCATAGAAATTTATCATACATcgttttaatgaattttgtgtgaatttttcatacatttcatACAGCAAGTATTTTCC includes the following:
- the LOC129914009 gene encoding succinate--CoA ligase [GDP-forming] subunit beta, mitochondrial; translation: MLPVIRQCASRVIYQKVNCVPVRYLNLLEYQSKDLLQKYAVSIQEFKVLDEKIDSTVLKEFECPEYVVKAQILAGGRGKGHFDNGFKGGVHITKKKAEVLDLTKKMIGHRLITKQTPKDGIQVKKVMVARSVNIIRETYLCILMDREHNGPVLIASPAGGVDIEAVAEQTPEKILTIPIGIETGLTREQSLKVAQFLEFKGDLVDKCVKEVEKLWELFKNVDAVQIEINPLAETDAGEVISVDAKLNFDDNAQFRQKDIFEMEDTSESDPREVEAAQHSLNYVAMDGNIGCLVNGAGLAMATMDIIKLNGGSPANFLDVGGGVKENQVLEAFKILTSDPNVKAIMVNVFGGIVNCATIANGVVAASKALNLNVPLVVRLEGTNVDEARNILKNSGLPIKTATDLDDAAQKAVQALN